One genomic segment of Centropristis striata isolate RG_2023a ecotype Rhode Island chromosome 11, C.striata_1.0, whole genome shotgun sequence includes these proteins:
- the fndc7a gene encoding LOW QUALITY PROTEIN: fibronectin type III domain-containing protein 7 (The sequence of the model RefSeq protein was modified relative to this genomic sequence to represent the inferred CDS: substituted 1 base at 1 genomic stop codon), translating to MENITLSVFTVTSKSVTVQWSSYTGASSYKITATPKNSPDPSVFAHFSGNTVMGSVISLSPNTVYSMQVEAMDNALNVLSSAETEATTAPEVPSIEQAYSKHSDSITVEFTEVSGATSYILRAQSLTGDFFSETVVSSSPGTVMQLQPYTDFKLSVMSVNSGGHSQPSFPIEARTVVMAPKLNTTSPENGTIFVSWPPVENAVLYMLCIIREGSNSRHKLNTTDTEVTFDDLEAGITYCIKGTALDSEGRPGDDLTVCQITRPPMPNVTYVYVTTGRSGSVSVSWISVQGAEIYVAMTNTGLMCTSTIYGYCFITPVECGQNNTVTVTAYNKAGPSSPSPPANYITFPCPPEKIWVEEPEAGNCSVVWEEVDMVEYYRAFIKRDDGIEKMCNTTGTTCTFPCMCGYTYLTNVFSHNYAGYSPNIDVRNYTTLPCCPQDVTVKLVATETLEVMWSPVRGAELYETTAAQTDDVIHCNDTAPVCALSDLNCNTAYSVTVTPCSELRGCNRTCAPHTHETAPCAPEILNMTKTDNSTYRVLFTTPNMPNTNYTIKAIGRYDTHICHSTNNSCEVTQLPCGSTYEVMAVATTAVGKSLPGFTKTLETGPCCPMSINVTQVTQAMTNVTWSPGSGARSYITSLLSPRGHAKCHTLDTHCVMGCITCGTNYSVNLEAISSTGHKSECKYKGFSSSPCCPTSVKLYRVANVSLRVYWRSMGPQMHNVTVELYGTAANYTCTAPASRKYCDIQENTCGEVYTVVTAPVGEDGVKVSFCQPRTYSSTSXSGLSVKMIIQYI from the exons ATGGAGA ACATCACTCTGTCAGTGTTTACGGTCACATCTAAGAGTGTAACAGTGCAGTGGAGCAGCTACACTGGAGCCAGCTCCTACAAGATCACAGCAACACCCAAGAACTCCCCAGATCCATCCGTCTTTGCTCACTTTAGTGGCAACACCGTGATGGGCTCAGTCATCTCCCTGTCACCAAACACAGTGTACAGCATGCAGGTGGAAGCCATGGACAATGCTCTCAATGTCCTCAGCAGTGCAGAGACAGAGGCTACAACAG CTCCTGAAGTCCCGAGCATTGAACAGGCCTACTCCAAACACAGCGACAGCATCACTGTGGAGTTCACAGAGGTTTCTGGTGCAACCAGCTACATCCTGAGGGCGCAGTCGTTGACCGGTGATTTCTTCTCTGAGACCGTGGTGAGCAGCTCCCCAGGCACTGTGATGCAGCTGCAGCCCTACACAGATTTCAAGCTGAGTGTCATGTCCGTCAACTCTGGGGGGCACAGCCAGCCATCGTTCCCCATCGAGGCCAGGACAG TGGTAATGGCGCCCAAGTTGAACACCACCTCTCCTGAAAACGGCAccatttttgtgtcttggccCCCTGTGGAGAACGCCGTCCTCTACATGCTCTGCATCATCCGAGAGGGCTCCAACTCCCGCCACAAACTGAACACCACTGACACAGAGGTGACGTTTGATGATCTTGAAGCAGGGATCACCTACTGTATTAAGGGCACAGCCTTGGACTCTGAGGGTCGACCTGGAGACGACCTCACCGTCTGCCAGATCACAC GTCCTCCAATGCCAAATGTGACTTACGTCTATGTGACTACGGGTCGGTCtggttctgtctctgtgagCTGGATATCAGTTCAGGGAGCTGAGATCTACGTAGCCATGACCAATACTGGCTTAATGTGTACTTCAACAATTTATGGTTACTGTTTTATTACACCTGTGGAGTGTGGCCAGAACAACACTGTCACTGTCACAGCCTATAACAAAGCCGGTCCCAGCAGCCCCTCGCCACCAGCAAACTACATTACAT TTCCGTGTCCCCCTGAGAAAATATGGGTGGAAGAGCCTGAAGCAGGAAACTGCTCGGTGGTGTGGGAAGAGGTCGATATGGTGGAGTACTACAGGGCTTTCATAAAGAGGGACGACGGCATAGAGAAAATGTGCAACACGACTGGAACCACCTGCACATTTCCCTGCATGTGTGGCTACACCTACCTCACCAATGTCTTCTCTCACAACTATGCCGGCTACAGCCCTAACATAGACGTCCGCAACTACACCACCC TTCCTTGTTGCCCACAGGATGTTACCGTGAAGCTAGTTGCTACAGAGACCCTGGAGGTCATGTGGTCGCCAGTAAGAGGGGCTGAGTTATACGAGACAACGGCGGCACagactgatgatgtcatccactgtAACGATACAGCCCCTGTATGTGCTCTGTCGGATTTGAACTGCAACACAGCTTATTCTGTGACTGTCACACCTTGCAGCGAGTTACGAGGATGCAACCGCACATgcgcaccacacacacatgagaCAG CTCCGTGCGCTCCAGAAATCCTAAATATGACAAAGACAGACAACTCCACATACAGAGTCCTCTTCACTACCCCCAACATGCCCAACACCAACTATACCATCAAAGCCATCGGACGCTACGACACACACATCTGCCACTCAACAAACAACTCCTGCGAGGTCACACAGCTGCCCTGTGGTTCAACCTATGAGGTCATGGCCGTGGCCACCACAGCTGTGGGGAAAAGTCTTCCTGGATTCACTAAGACTTTGGAAACAG GTCCTTGCTGCCCCATGTCTATAAATGTGACCCAGGTCACCCAGGCTATGACCAACGTGACCTGGTCACCTGGCAGCGGGGCTCGCTCCTACATCACCAGCCTGCTGTCCCCGCGCGGACACGCCAAGTGCCACACCCTGGACACCCACTGCGTGATGGGATGCATCACGTGTGGCACCAACTACAGCGTCAACCTGGAGGCCATCAGCAGCACGGGACACAAGTCAGAATGCAAATATAAAGGATTCTCATCCA GTCCCTGCTGTCCAACAAGTGTCAAGCTGTATCGCGTGGCCAACGTCTCCCTCAGGGTGTACTGGCGCTCTATGGGCCCTCAGATGCACAACGTCACCGTAGAGCTGTACGGGACGGCAGCCAACTACACCTGTACCGCACCTGCCAGCAGGAAATACTGTGATATCCAGGAGAACACGTGTGGTGAGGTCTACACAGTAGTGACAGCACCAGTGGGAGAGGACGGGGTCAAAGTCAGCTTCTGTCAGCCCAGGACATACTCAAGTACGTCATGAAGTGGCTTAAGTGTGAAAATGATCATACAGtacatttga
- the gpsm2 gene encoding G-protein-signaling modulator 2 isoform X2 yields MDTSGSVVSRGTEEQSFHVRYRMEVSCLELALEGERLCKVGDYRAGVSFFEAAIQVGTEDLQVLSAIYSQLGNAYFHLHDYAKALEFHRHDLTLTRTIGDLLGEAKASGNLGNTLKVLGRFDEAVVCCQRHLDIARDINDKVGQARALYNFGNVYHAKGKSICWSGAEPGDFPEEVMTALRQAAEYYEANLAIVKELGDRAAQGRTYGNLGNTYYLLGNFRKAVASHEQRLLIAKEFGDRSAERRAYCNLGNAYIFLGEFGVAAEHYKRTLQLARQLKDRAVEAQACYSLGNTYTLLQDYERAIDYHLKHLIIAQDLNDRIGEGRACWSLGNAYTALGNHDQAMHFAEKHLEICKETGDRSGELTARMNVSDLQIVLGLSYSTNNSTISENNDIDYNMHGARPRMSRRHSMENLELMKLTPDKMNAQKWNSDILTKQSKPSLAKSSSKLFFVSRLRGKKYKAGGSSKVLQDTSNTLDASQTSAQGPQKRLSPDMLGDEGFFDLLSRFQSNRMDDQRCSIQDKGSRISLSSGPESPPRAMRKSVSESANVSGAQGRRLEESSAAGGSLPGLRLNQNSNQAVLSHLMANADSAEPDDDFFDMLVKCQGSRLDDQRCAPPPPPVRGPTVPDEDFFSLIMRSQAKRMDEQRVTLPSAANTTARPGSSSK; encoded by the exons ATGGATACCAGTGGCTCAGTGGTTAGCAGGGGAACTGAGGAGCAGTCCTTTCATGTCCGCTACAG GATGGAGGTGTCCTGCCTGGAGCTGGCGTTGGAGGGTGAGCGGCTCTGTAAGGTGGGCGACTACAGAGCAGGCGTCTCCTTCTTTGAAGCTGCCATCCAGGTGGGCACAGAGGACCTGCAGGTGCTCAGCGCCATCTACAGCCAGCTGGGCAATGCCTACTTCCACCTGCACGACTACGCTAAGGCCCTGGAGTTCCACCGGCATGACCTCACTTTGACCAG GACAATTGGTGACCTGCTTGGAGAAGCCAAAGCCAGTGGAAACCTTGGCAACACATTAAAGGTGCTGGGGCGGTTTGACGAAGCTGTGGTTTGCTGTCAGAGACACTTGGACATAGCCAGAGACATAAATGACAAG GTGGGTCAAGCGCGAGCTCTGTATAACTTTGGGAATGTGTACCATGCCAAAGGCAAAAGTATCTGTTGGAGTGGAGCTGAGCCTGGAGATTTCCCAGAGGAGGTCATGACGGCACTGAGGCAGGCAGCTGAGTACTATGA GGCAAACCTGGCGATAGTGAAGGAGCTTGGGGATCGCGCTGCTCAGGGTCGAACCTATGGCAACCTCGGCAACACATACTACTTATTGGGAAACTTCCGAAAAGCGGTAGCTTCTCACGAACAG CGCTTGCTCATAGCTAAGGAGTTTGGCGACCGCTCTGCGGAGAGACGGGCTTACTGCAACCTGGGGAACGCTTATATCTTTTTGGGGGAATTTGGAGTGGCAGCTGAGCATTACAA GAGGACACTGCAGCTGGCGAGGCAGTTGAAGGACCGAGCTGTGGAGGCCCAGGCCTGCTACAGTCTGGGCAACACCTACACACTTCTGCAAGACTATGAGAGAGCCATAGACTACCACCTCAAACACCTCATTATAGCCCAGGACCTCAatgacag gattGGGGAGGGCCGTGCATGCTGGAGTCTTGGGAATGCTTACACTGCACTGGGGAACCATGACCAAGCCATGCACTTTGCTGAGAAACACCTGGAGATCTGCAAAGAG ACTGGAGACAGAAGCGGGGAGCTGACGGCTCGTATGAACGTGTCTGATCTCCAGATAGTTCTCGGCCTGAGTTACAGCACAAATAACTCCACTATTTCAGAGAATAACGATATAGACTACAACATGCATG GAGCGAGGCCCAGGATGAGCAGAAGACACAGCATGGAGAACCTGGAACTGATGAAACTCACTCCAGACAAGATGAAT GCTCAGAAGTGGAACAGTGACATCCTGACCAAACAGTCCAAACCCTCCCTGGCCAAGAGCTCCTCCAAGCTGTTCTTTGTCAGCCGTCTGCGTGGGAAGAAGTACAAGGCTGGTGGCTCCAGTAAGGTGCTCCAGGACACCAGTAACACCCTGGACGCCAGCCAGACGTCCGCACAGGGACCACAGAAG AGACTCAGCCCCGACATGCTCGGAGACGAGGGCTTCTTTGACCTGTTGAGCCGTTTTCAGAGCAACCGTATGGATGACCAGCGCTGTTCAATACAGGATAAAGGCAGCCGGATATCATTAAGCAGTGGTCCAGAGTCGCCTCCCAGAGCCATGAGGAAAT CTGTATCAGAGTCTGCAAACGTCTCTGGTGCCCAAGGCCGGCGGTTAGAGGAGTCGTCAGCAGCCGGAGGAAGTCTTCCCGGGCTCAGGCTCAATCAGaacagcaaccaggctgttctCAGCCATCTGATGGCCAACGCTGACAGCGCTGAGCCTGATGACGACTTCTTCGACATGCTTGTCAAGTGCCAG GGGTCCCGTTTGGACGACCAGCGCTgtgcccctccccctcctccagtCCGAGGGCCGACTGTACCAGACGAGGACTTCTTCAGCCTCATCATGCGCTCTCAGGCCAAACGAATGGACGAGCAACG
- the gpsm2 gene encoding G-protein-signaling modulator 2 isoform X1, with amino-acid sequence MEVSCLELALEGERLCKVGDYRAGVSFFEAAIQVGTEDLQVLSAIYSQLGNAYFHLHDYAKALEFHRHDLTLTRTIGDLLGEAKASGNLGNTLKVLGRFDEAVVCCQRHLDIARDINDKVGQARALYNFGNVYHAKGKSICWSGAEPGDFPEEVMTALRQAAEYYEANLAIVKELGDRAAQGRTYGNLGNTYYLLGNFRKAVASHEQRLLIAKEFGDRSAERRAYCNLGNAYIFLGEFGVAAEHYKRTLQLARQLKDRAVEAQACYSLGNTYTLLQDYERAIDYHLKHLIIAQDLNDRIGEGRACWSLGNAYTALGNHDQAMHFAEKHLEICKETGDRSGELTARMNVSDLQIVLGLSYSTNNSTISENNDIDYNMHGARPRMSRRHSMENLELMKLTPDKMNAQKWNSDILTKQSKPSLAKSSSKLFFVSRLRGKKYKAGGSSKVLQDTSNTLDASQTSAQGPQKRLSPDMLGDEGFFDLLSRFQSNRMDDQRCSIQDKGSRISLSSGPESPPRAMRKSVSESANVSGAQGRRLEESSAAGGSLPGLRLNQNSNQAVLSHLMANADSAEPDDDFFDMLVKCQGSRLDDQRCAPPPPPVRGPTVPDEDFFSLIMRSQAKRMDEQRVTLPSAANTTARPGSSSK; translated from the exons ATGGAGGTGTCCTGCCTGGAGCTGGCGTTGGAGGGTGAGCGGCTCTGTAAGGTGGGCGACTACAGAGCAGGCGTCTCCTTCTTTGAAGCTGCCATCCAGGTGGGCACAGAGGACCTGCAGGTGCTCAGCGCCATCTACAGCCAGCTGGGCAATGCCTACTTCCACCTGCACGACTACGCTAAGGCCCTGGAGTTCCACCGGCATGACCTCACTTTGACCAG GACAATTGGTGACCTGCTTGGAGAAGCCAAAGCCAGTGGAAACCTTGGCAACACATTAAAGGTGCTGGGGCGGTTTGACGAAGCTGTGGTTTGCTGTCAGAGACACTTGGACATAGCCAGAGACATAAATGACAAG GTGGGTCAAGCGCGAGCTCTGTATAACTTTGGGAATGTGTACCATGCCAAAGGCAAAAGTATCTGTTGGAGTGGAGCTGAGCCTGGAGATTTCCCAGAGGAGGTCATGACGGCACTGAGGCAGGCAGCTGAGTACTATGA GGCAAACCTGGCGATAGTGAAGGAGCTTGGGGATCGCGCTGCTCAGGGTCGAACCTATGGCAACCTCGGCAACACATACTACTTATTGGGAAACTTCCGAAAAGCGGTAGCTTCTCACGAACAG CGCTTGCTCATAGCTAAGGAGTTTGGCGACCGCTCTGCGGAGAGACGGGCTTACTGCAACCTGGGGAACGCTTATATCTTTTTGGGGGAATTTGGAGTGGCAGCTGAGCATTACAA GAGGACACTGCAGCTGGCGAGGCAGTTGAAGGACCGAGCTGTGGAGGCCCAGGCCTGCTACAGTCTGGGCAACACCTACACACTTCTGCAAGACTATGAGAGAGCCATAGACTACCACCTCAAACACCTCATTATAGCCCAGGACCTCAatgacag gattGGGGAGGGCCGTGCATGCTGGAGTCTTGGGAATGCTTACACTGCACTGGGGAACCATGACCAAGCCATGCACTTTGCTGAGAAACACCTGGAGATCTGCAAAGAG ACTGGAGACAGAAGCGGGGAGCTGACGGCTCGTATGAACGTGTCTGATCTCCAGATAGTTCTCGGCCTGAGTTACAGCACAAATAACTCCACTATTTCAGAGAATAACGATATAGACTACAACATGCATG GAGCGAGGCCCAGGATGAGCAGAAGACACAGCATGGAGAACCTGGAACTGATGAAACTCACTCCAGACAAGATGAAT GCTCAGAAGTGGAACAGTGACATCCTGACCAAACAGTCCAAACCCTCCCTGGCCAAGAGCTCCTCCAAGCTGTTCTTTGTCAGCCGTCTGCGTGGGAAGAAGTACAAGGCTGGTGGCTCCAGTAAGGTGCTCCAGGACACCAGTAACACCCTGGACGCCAGCCAGACGTCCGCACAGGGACCACAGAAG AGACTCAGCCCCGACATGCTCGGAGACGAGGGCTTCTTTGACCTGTTGAGCCGTTTTCAGAGCAACCGTATGGATGACCAGCGCTGTTCAATACAGGATAAAGGCAGCCGGATATCATTAAGCAGTGGTCCAGAGTCGCCTCCCAGAGCCATGAGGAAAT CTGTATCAGAGTCTGCAAACGTCTCTGGTGCCCAAGGCCGGCGGTTAGAGGAGTCGTCAGCAGCCGGAGGAAGTCTTCCCGGGCTCAGGCTCAATCAGaacagcaaccaggctgttctCAGCCATCTGATGGCCAACGCTGACAGCGCTGAGCCTGATGACGACTTCTTCGACATGCTTGTCAAGTGCCAG GGGTCCCGTTTGGACGACCAGCGCTgtgcccctccccctcctccagtCCGAGGGCCGACTGTACCAGACGAGGACTTCTTCAGCCTCATCATGCGCTCTCAGGCCAAACGAATGGACGAGCAACG
- the LOC131980621 gene encoding microtubule organization protein AKNA-like: protein MEGELEESDEDVQGEDRPTVLWEKCIQQSIFVDLSEDESLHLSELESSLALHLSQAESAASEASIHLSGSEELSALDVTSSESSVVSSQSERVVESKTKSSMFHVSAQRPNTMQDEPILKNEEQGQDTSDEDQEDLPFDDDLGSPYFNQTAYSEGNMSSDGRETVHASPDVPGLFECNSRDRDDIIEHSVSVERDTEKPSTLSQEDANTKQDNFHNASKPIEVAPSCPSPSDINQLLLRHFSQEELLRPGRLIEAETLPEVSLLESMDDTVFSWAPKHNSTAINGYHSESPACNSEINQSFCSDRTNEKSASKNSCLEEKAGRKIDDVTPAASDSITTNSESTHSEQGSGDKSAVDVEKDEKSEEDDQVQRVPLLRTRSFSEMKYGQGQVHYRLPDFSKVAPKVKIPKAPSGPSRPVPQSPSTMHRAQSSPGMLEVINRVLEDSILPSEKPYVFNEEDKQTAPALVHHLQAEYDKLLTKYAEAENLIDQMRTGTNAQPSSELMLYLECDDHHQGDLVKGSHLGSVAPRLPPSENFDKKQETTLQSNIKETKTQTSSSQPEEGPSDGERMTAELGDIISQFMQKVEEFKFSVSNMSVSTAEQQMMLRSIMEAQDQLEREYISKKEEHRALEMQNYMGLSRNTGTFDPDRLVEGDIFRIGMHLEDIKEMIDKNVCEQISPPHSSSTPTPMKEMLYVKPSPLCMPTLSPPPSLYEGQSAGFSTVSYKMEARKKEEKEEEVEEAIEVQEDEGLQQSELITADSLLKDTRQSYCHSRFSSLSCVRSSQGSVEGLGIQTDEAEEQRSSSEVLSEAIDHSDIIAYLSGSSSSSRQKQWTPNSHSTPVNALSPAGECDLGDCVSLSVEVSSSSDAPRDSDSHSLSEPPLNTSSVSLRIVSPETDSGFGSSYLNQSASGTIQPNLLTESAESQNDGLSSSDSDGSCSNLQTAIHSATVTSQRWVSSHPSVQAQPCGAAVAVERWVESTTKEPSVRLQGAECSLPAKLHHHVSEPVLSTSMDTEERSSPLYPCSCNSEAILALQSEVSRLKKDLEEGLVQLPHLAQKMDYLSSKYRQDCQERKSKTRPWTHHRPVCNSVWKPSSSTQNVSNLSSGQVRIEDWISSDMDPSKSKGTDSGDTAGSEIMLQSHNSPVGSRRSSTTKFQYKLHEALQSNRGSEGNGSVKTSRLTSSVLKGHDKQKTQTAVVESFNSKERWSLFSSPSLQKPLLQVSYGSSSSLPASYKVREPPLQSMSHHRKRSTQSDTALLPSNVYFLRTPSPSPGPTKTGSRTGRRRGSKEEEMNRTLDQAIEMARSMKRTTDRMAKRLSADLAEAQLHRKLHNMQPLGGRKHHAL from the exons ATGGAGGGAGAACTGGAGGAATCCGATGAGGATGTTCAGGGAGAGGACAGGCCCACTGTGCTCTGGGAGAAGTGCATTCAGCAGAGCATCTTCGTTGACCTAAGTGAGGATGAAAGTCTCCACCTCAGTGAGCTGGAGAGTTCTTTAGCCTTACATCTGTCCCAGGCAGAGTCTGCTGCCTCTGAGGCCAGCATTCATCTCAGTG GGAGCGAGGAGTTGTCAGCCTTAGATGTCACTTCCTCTGAGTCCAGCGTTGTCAGCAGTCAGAGTGAGAGGGTGGTAGAGAGCAAGACCAAGAGCAGCATGTTTCACGTGTCCGCCCAAAGACCAAACACCATGCAAGATGAGCCGATTTTAAAGAACGAGGAGCAAGGGCAAGATACTAGTGACGAGGATCAGGAGGACCTACCTTTTGATGATGACCTCGGAAGTCCCTACTTCAACCAGACAGCTTACTCTGAGGGCAATATGAGCTCTGATGGAAGAGAAACAGTTCATGCCAGTCCTGATGTTCCTGGTTTGTTTGAATGCAATTCAAGAGATAGAGATGATATAATTGAACACTCGGTTTCTGTGGAGCGTGATACTGAGAAACCATCAACTTTGTCCCAAGAGGATGCAAACACCAAACAGGACAATTTTCATAATGCTTCCAAGCCAATTGAGGTTGCACCCTCATGTCCTAGTCCTTCAGACATTAACCAGTTGTTGCTGCGACATTTTTCCCAGGAGGAGTTACTACGGCCGGGTAGGCTGATCGAGGCAGAGACCCTGCCTGAGGTGTCCCTTCTGGAGAGCATGGATGACACCGTTTTCAGCTGGGCTCCGAAACACAACAGCACTGCAATTAATGGTTACCACTCAGAGAGCCCTGCATGTAATTCTGAGATTAATCAGAGTTTCTGCTCTGACAGGACTAATGAGAAGAGTGCATCCAAAAACTCATGCTTAGAGGAAAAAGCAGGAAGGAAAATTGATGATGTCACCCCTGCTGCTTCTGACAGCATCACAACAAACTCTGAAAGTACACATTCAGAACAGGGCAGTGGGGATAAAAGTGCCGTTGATGTAGAGAAAGACGAAAAGTCAGAAGAGGATGATCAGGTTCAAAGAGTCCCACTGCTGCGCACCAGGTCCTTCAGTGAGATGAAGTATGGTCAAGGCCAAGTCCATTACAGACTCCCTGACTTCTCCAAGGTTGCCCCCAAGGTAAAAATCCCCAAAGCTCCAAGTGGGCCATCCAGACCTGTTCCTCAGAGCCCCAGCACCATGCACAGAGCCCAGTCCTCTCCGGGGATGTTAGAGGTGATCAACAGGGTCCTGGAGGATTCAATACTTCCATCAGAGAAGCCCTATGTCTTCAACGAGGAGGACAAGCAGACTGCTCCAGCACTGGTTCATCACCTGCAG GCTGAATATGATAAATTACTTACCAAATATGCTGAGGCAGAAAACCTTATAGATCAAATGAGAACAGGAACCAac GCTCAGCCCTCTTCAGAACTGATGCTTTATTTAGAGTGTGATGATCATCATCAGGGAGACTTAGTCAAGGGAAGCCATCTTGGATCTGTTGCTCCTCGTCTTCCCCCGTCAG aaaactttgataaaaaacaagaaacaactCTCCAGAGCAACATTAAGGAGACGAAAACACAAACTTCCTCCAGCCAGCCTGAGGAGGGTCCCAGTGATGGTGAAAGAATGACTGCGGAGCTAGGGGACATCATCAGCCAGTTCATGCAGAAG GTGGAAGAATTCAAATTTAGTGTAAGCAACATGTCAGTTAGCACAGCCGAGCAGcaaatg ATGCTGAGGAGCATAATGGAGGCTCAAGACCAGCTGGAGAGAGAATACATCAGCAAGAAGGAGGAGCACAGAGCTCTGGAGATGCAAAACTACATGGGCCTGTCCAGGAACACTGGCACCTTTGACCCAGACAG GCTGGTGGAGGGAGACATATTCAGGATAGGGATGCACCTTGAGGACATAAAGGAGATGATAGACAAAAACGTGTGTGAGCAGATTTCTCCACCCCACTCATCTTCCACTCCCACCCCCATGAAAGAGATGCTGTATGTGAAGCCCAGTCCTCTCTGCATGCCCACACTGTCACCTCCACCATCCCTGTATGAG GGGCAGAGTGCAGGTTTTTCCACTGTGAGTTATAAAATGGAGGCaaggaaaaaggaagaaaaagaagaggaagtggaggaggcCATTGAGGTGCAAGAAGATGAGGGATTACAGCAAAGTGAACTCATAACAGCTGACTCTTTACTGAAAGATACCAGACAGAGCTACTGCCATTCAAG GTTTTCTTCTCTGTCCTGTGTCAGGAGCTCACAGGGCTCTGTGGAGGGACTGGGAATCCAGACAGATGAGGCTGAAGAGCAGAGGAGCTCATCAGAGGTTTTGTCGGAGGCGATAGATCACAGTGACATCATAGCATATTTGAGTGGAAGCAGCTCATCGTCGAGACAGAAGCAGTGGACACCCAACAG TCACAGCACCCCAGTTAATGCCCTGAGCCCAGCGGGTGAATGTGATCTGGGTGATTGTGTGAGTCTGTCTGTGGAGGTCTCATCTTCATCTGATGCACCCAGAGACTCAGACAGCCACAGCCTCTCAGAGCCTCCTCTCAACACCTCATCAGTATCACTG AGGATTGTCAGTCCAGAGACGGACAGTGGATTTGGGAGCTCTTACTTGAATCAATCAGCTTCGGGAACAATTCAACCGAATCTCCTTACAGAAAG TGCAGAGTCCCAGAATGATGGTTTAAGTAGTTCAGACAGTGACGGCTCCTGCTCCAACCTGCAGACAGCCATCCATTCAGCCACCGTCACCAGCCAGCGGTGGGTCAGTTCCCACCCATCTGTCCAAGCACAGCCCTGTGGTGCAGCAGTGGCAGTGGAGCGGTGGGTGGAGAGCACCACTAAGGAGCCCTCAGTCAGGTTACAAG GAGCTGAATGCAGTCTGCCCGCCAAGCTCCATCACCACGTGTCTGAACCTGTCCTCAGCACCAGCATGGATACAGAAGAGAGAAGCAGCCCACTGTACCCCTGCTCCTGTAATAG tgagGCTATCCTGGCCTTGCAGTCTGAGGTATCCCGGCTGAAGAAGGACCTGGAGGAAGGTTTGGTCCAGCTGCCTCATCTAGCACAGAAGATGGACTATCTCAGCTCCAAATACAGGCAGGATTGTCAGGAGCGAAAGTCTAAAACCAGACCCTGGACCCACCACAGACCAGTCTGCAACAG TGTGTGGAAGCCTTCAAGTAGCACACAGAATGTGAGCAATCTCAGTTCCGGTCAGGTGAGGATAGAGGACTGGATCTCTTCAGACATGGACCCCAGCAAGAGCAAAG GTACAGACAGTGGTGACACAGCTGGCTCTGAGATCATGCTGCAATCCCATAATTCACCTGTAGGGAGCAGGAGAAGCTCCACAACTAAGTTTCAATATAAACTTCATGAGGCACTACAGTCCAACAGAG GGTCAGAGGGAAACGGCTCAGTGAAAACCTCTCGTTTGACCAGCTCCGTTTTAAAAGGCCATGATaagcagaaaacacaaa CAGCCGTCGTAGAGAGTTTTAACTCAAAGGAGAGATggtctcttttctcctctccatctcttcaGAAGCCCCTTCTGCAGGTCAGCTATGGCTCGTCCAGCAGTCTGCCTGCAAG CTATAAAGTGAGGGAGCCACCTCTGCAGTCCATGTCCCATCACAGAAAGCGCTCCACCCAGTCAGACACAGCACTCCTGCCCAGTAATGTGTACTTCCTGCGGACACCATCCCCATCACCGGGACCCACAAAGACTGGCAGCAGGACAGGCAGACGCAGAGGGAGCAAG GAGGAGGAAATGAACAGGACTCTAGACCAGGCTATTGAGATGGCCCGCAGCATGAAGAGGACCACAGACCGAATGGCCAAGAGGCTGTCGGCTGACCTGGCTGAGGCTCAGCTGCACAGGAAACTGCACAACATgcagccactagggggcaggAAACACCATGCATTATAA